Part of the Imperialibacter roseus genome, TATGAGCTGATGGGGCTTCATTCCATCGTCAAAAATTTGATTGATAATTGAAAGAATACTTACCGTAGCGAGAGCGCCTTCCACGGAATGACCGGTGCAATCTCCTATTGCAACCCATATTGCTTCTTTCGTTTGTTTACTCCAATAGTAGTCGCCGCCTATTTTATCTTTTGGCTGGTGCCATAAAATAGTTTGTTCCTCTCCAAGAAACTTCCCGGGGTGTTGAAACAGCATTTCCTGAATTCTTTTAGCAGATCCGAACTTGTCTGATGATGCGCCTTTGTCTGAAAGCTGGCTTCTATCCACTTGGAGGCTCTCATTGTCAGGAAGTAAGAATTTCAGATAAAAATGGAGTTTTGAGAATGCTTCTGCGGTACTCAGTAGAAAAAACCAAATATTATCATTTAGACGGGTACAGTAAATATACTTGCCGTCATTGTATTGATTAATGAAATATCTAATTGCCTTCTCATCATCATTGGCGGAAAAGTATAGCCGCATAATGATTCCCTCCAGGACATCAGGATCGGTATCACTTCTCTGAAGATAGATGTCCAGTTTTTCGTCGATGATAAAGCCTGCATCTTTCACTTCTGGAAAATGATTACGAACATTCTCTACCAATTCAACTGTGGTCATCTTGTTTGATTTTCAGACGTAAATTCATTAAGAAATACTTTTTGGTAGGTGTCGAACATCTGTTTAGCCAACGCCTTATTAGGAAACTCATCGGTGGTGAAAACAGATAGAAATGTGGTAGGATCTATAAAAAAAACGATAACAGTGCCATGATCGCTAAAAATATATGAGAACTCAATGTCAAATGACTCATCAATCCCAAGTATGGTCATCTCATTCAGAGATCTTATGATCTCAGTATTTTCACCGACACTAATATCTAGTGAAGTTTCAAGACTTTGCAATGTTGCCCCTTTTGCCCCTGGGTAGGC contains:
- a CDS encoding PP2C family protein-serine/threonine phosphatase, which produces MTTVELVENVRNHFPEVKDAGFIIDEKLDIYLQRSDTDPDVLEGIIMRLYFSANDDEKAIRYFINQYNDGKYIYCTRLNDNIWFFLLSTAEAFSKLHFYLKFLLPDNESLQVDRSQLSDKGASSDKFGSAKRIQEMLFQHPGKFLGEEQTILWHQPKDKIGGDYYWSKQTKEAIWVAIGDCTGHSVEGALATVSILSIINQIFDDGMKPHQLIKKLYSSLNNMQHQKLAEGYGIGNEMIVFKFNLQSNEVQYSGTGLPVYVIGSKFQFLKMKSAHFEPDRVLRYLRSRRLVLKPGTTIFTHSDGLTDQLSRTGKKMGRVRLAEALRSTTPLSANAISQIFNNWREQADQTDDIVVFGFSK